A single Lactuca sativa cultivar Salinas chromosome 8, Lsat_Salinas_v11, whole genome shotgun sequence DNA region contains:
- the LOC128127848 gene encoding uncharacterized protein LOC128127848: MCNFNIAELKNNWLMQMNALEELRNDAYTSSLIYKAKTKSWHDKRIKGNKKFHEGQKVLLFNSRSKLFLGKLKSRWDGPFLLKKVFPHGAIELLSKDGTHFKVNGRRVKRYEEGVQRNEDIKEGLLLEGMAET; encoded by the coding sequence ATGTGCAACTTCAACATAGCAGAGCTCAAGAACAACTGGTTGATGCAGATGAATGCCCTTGAGGAACTTAGGAATGATGCTTACACTAGTTCTTTAATCTATAAAGCGAAAACCAAAAGTTGGCATGACAAGAGGATCAAGGGTAATAAAAAGTTTCATGAAGGGCAAAAGGTGTTACTTTTTAATTCAAGATCGAAACTTTTTCTGGGCAAACTCAAGTCAAGATGGGATGGTCCTTTCCTGCTGAAGAAGGTGTTTCCACATGGTGCTATAGAGTTACTATCAAAAGATGGTACCCATTTCAAGGTCAATGGACGTAGAGTAAAAAGATATGAAGAAGGAGTCCAAAGGAATGAGGACATAAAAGAAGGGCTGTTGCTGGAGGGAATGGCAGAAACGTAG